A single genomic interval of uncultured Sphaerochaeta sp. harbors:
- a CDS encoding extracellular solute-binding protein gives MKKQYFVCIALIALLTFVSLPVFSQGTKDAAVDGPVTIDLWYGAAVTEAGPPPADWVGFDIIKEKLNIDLKLTTLPSNESDQDVKIQAAAAANNLPDLFMVRRDVLTRLVPQGLVAPVDDLYEKMPTRTATHYNDVSRNHAKFGGKSYGLADPGSIVKNEGLLIRKDWLDNLGLSVPTTTDELLEVMRAFTFDDPDGNGKNDTYGYGAFQEVNNYEAWPGRRLQPILGAFGVEGTWDMTADSAGLNILKPDFYDAMAYLKKMADEGIIDPNWLAYKKDDFRAAWKQGRFGIMREQNAAFAAQSNYAPFDKNFPDGEWMILDPIEGPKGHASIGPYTTGFRIYAISAKAAEEGKKDKIAELLEWMASDEGYFLLGWGVEGVNYTKDANGVPVADGLSDPDLAFSGPVGQTVTQLRNMVFYNGDIELYARYPKYITDTSKKEMSALEVLREMQTKQWTPAVGSDMLPIPNADLKRFYEQGLSEFITGKRTLNRSNWNTWIAEFKKLGGQDWNDKGVAFAKENNLLNE, from the coding sequence ATGAAAAAACAGTATTTCGTATGCATCGCGCTCATTGCGTTGCTCACTTTCGTTTCCCTGCCGGTATTCAGTCAGGGAACCAAGGATGCTGCAGTAGATGGTCCGGTGACCATTGATCTGTGGTATGGCGCTGCGGTTACCGAAGCTGGGCCGCCCCCAGCTGATTGGGTAGGGTTTGACATTATCAAAGAGAAGTTGAACATCGATCTGAAGCTGACAACGCTTCCCTCCAATGAGAGTGACCAGGATGTTAAGATCCAGGCTGCCGCTGCGGCAAACAATCTTCCCGACCTGTTCATGGTTCGTCGAGATGTCTTGACCCGTCTGGTTCCACAGGGATTGGTTGCGCCTGTTGATGATCTCTATGAGAAGATGCCTACCCGCACGGCAACCCATTACAACGATGTAAGTCGTAACCATGCAAAGTTTGGCGGAAAGAGCTATGGACTGGCTGACCCCGGCTCTATTGTCAAGAATGAAGGTTTGTTGATTCGCAAGGATTGGTTGGATAACCTCGGCTTGAGTGTACCAACCACCACTGATGAATTGCTTGAGGTCATGCGAGCCTTCACCTTCGATGACCCTGATGGCAATGGAAAGAATGACACCTATGGCTATGGAGCCTTCCAGGAAGTCAACAACTATGAAGCATGGCCCGGCCGCCGCTTGCAGCCGATCCTTGGAGCATTTGGTGTTGAAGGTACCTGGGACATGACTGCTGACAGTGCTGGTCTGAATATTCTCAAGCCTGATTTCTATGACGCCATGGCATATCTCAAGAAGATGGCTGATGAGGGTATCATTGATCCAAACTGGCTTGCCTACAAGAAGGATGATTTCCGTGCTGCTTGGAAGCAGGGTCGTTTTGGGATCATGAGAGAGCAGAATGCTGCCTTTGCAGCTCAGTCCAACTACGCTCCATTCGATAAGAACTTCCCTGACGGTGAGTGGATGATTCTTGATCCAATCGAAGGGCCGAAGGGACATGCCTCGATCGGACCTTACACTACAGGATTCCGTATTTACGCAATCAGTGCAAAAGCGGCTGAAGAGGGAAAGAAGGACAAGATTGCCGAACTGCTCGAGTGGATGGCTTCTGATGAAGGCTATTTCCTGCTCGGCTGGGGCGTCGAGGGTGTGAACTATACCAAGGATGCAAACGGCGTTCCTGTTGCTGATGGCCTCTCTGATCCTGATCTGGCTTTCAGTGGTCCTGTCGGACAAACTGTGACCCAGCTCCGAAACATGGTCTTCTACAATGGTGATATCGAGTTGTATGCTCGCTATCCTAAGTACATCACTGATACCAGCAAGAAAGAAATGTCTGCACTTGAGGTACTCCGTGAGATGCAGACCAAGCAGTGGACTCCCGCTGTTGGTTCTGACATGCTTCCGATTCCGAATGCTGACCTGAAGCGTTTCTACGAACAGGGCTTGAGTGAGTTCATCACTGGAAAGCGTACGCTGAACAGGTCTAACTGGAATACTTGGATTGCTGAATTCAAGAAACTCGGTGGACAGGATTGGAATGACAAGGGCGTTGCCTTTGCCAAGGAGAACAACCTGCTGAACGAGTAG
- a CDS encoding glycoside hydrolase family 88 protein, giving the protein MMDRGERLSLKLAESVVSRYKPSQMRWHYEHGLVIHSCLLVGEAYDREEMFQWAYTMYDPMVEKDGQVVSYRLGEYNLDQINAGRNLFALYEKTRERRFLLAAQLLKSQLNSHPRTLSGVFWHKEIYPWQIWLDGVYMQGPFNAQFCKVSGDSAGFNDTVEQVIKVYRTLRDPKTGLLYHAYDESRGQRWSDAETGLSPHFWGRAIGWYCMAILDILDFLPESHPKRGELGRILVQVLDSLLPYQSKSGMWYQVVDKQDEKDNYLETSCSSMFAYSLLKALRVGITHNEMYRKQALLAIEDISERYLREDEKGCLHLGGICSVAGLGGNPYRDGSLHYYVCEPVVEDDFKGVGSFILACLEAEQST; this is encoded by the coding sequence ATGATGGACAGGGGTGAGCGCCTTTCGTTGAAACTGGCTGAAAGTGTGGTTTCACGCTACAAACCTTCACAAATGCGATGGCATTATGAGCATGGGCTGGTGATACACAGTTGTCTGCTGGTTGGAGAGGCCTACGACCGAGAAGAGATGTTCCAGTGGGCATATACCATGTATGACCCAATGGTGGAAAAGGATGGCCAGGTTGTCTCCTATCGATTAGGAGAGTACAACCTAGACCAGATTAACGCTGGAAGAAATCTTTTCGCTCTGTATGAGAAGACAAGGGAGAGACGTTTTCTCCTAGCAGCCCAGCTGCTGAAAAGCCAGCTCAACTCCCATCCAAGGACTCTTTCAGGAGTGTTCTGGCATAAGGAGATCTACCCTTGGCAGATATGGCTGGATGGAGTCTATATGCAAGGTCCCTTCAATGCTCAGTTCTGCAAGGTAAGTGGTGATAGTGCAGGGTTCAACGATACGGTGGAGCAGGTGATCAAGGTGTATCGGACACTTAGGGATCCGAAGACGGGCTTGCTGTATCATGCCTATGATGAGTCTCGGGGCCAGAGATGGTCTGATGCAGAAACCGGTCTTTCTCCCCATTTCTGGGGTAGGGCGATTGGGTGGTACTGCATGGCTATTCTTGATATCCTTGACTTCCTTCCTGAGTCACATCCCAAACGGGGGGAACTGGGACGGATTCTTGTCCAGGTTCTTGATTCACTGCTCCCTTATCAGAGTAAGAGCGGCATGTGGTACCAGGTGGTGGACAAACAAGATGAAAAAGATAACTATCTTGAGACCTCATGCTCAAGTATGTTTGCCTATAGCCTTCTGAAAGCATTGCGAGTTGGTATCACCCATAATGAGATGTATCGAAAGCAGGCATTGCTTGCCATTGAGGACATCAGCGAACGATACCTGAGAGAGGATGAGAAAGGATGTCTCCATCTAGGGGGAATCTGTTCTGTTGCCGGATTAGGAGGGAATCCCTATCGCGATGGTTCATTGCACTACTATGTATGTGAGCCAGTGGTGGAGGATGATTTCAAAGGGGTGGGTTCCTTTATCCTTGCTTGCTTGGAAGCTGAGCAATCTACCTAG
- a CDS encoding carbohydrate ABC transporter permease gives MKMKGTGKKGRFTSVAIKPTAADHSFNFLVDFFLALLLLIIAIPLWSTITLSFRPNDYIGNNLEGMFLMPWNWSTSAYEALLGNAGFLLAFGNSVKILIGGVASALLLTIPLAYVLSIPTLPGRRYLNLLVIVPYVFNVGMIPTYLLVTNIGLIDKLPAVYIPVAISTYNCLIMRSFFEGIPNELKESARIDGASEIQVLLRIILPLSKAIIMTIGLFYGVSFWNNFFHAMLYLNSNALQPLPILLRNILMASGMNEYVEVNAFGDAPIAAIKAASVFMSAIPMVIAYPFIQKYFTKGTLLGSVKG, from the coding sequence TGAAGATGAAAGGAACCGGAAAAAAAGGACGATTCACCTCTGTAGCGATTAAACCCACTGCGGCAGATCATAGTTTCAATTTCTTGGTGGATTTCTTTTTGGCTTTACTTTTACTGATCATCGCAATTCCGCTTTGGAGTACTATTACGCTTTCTTTCAGGCCAAATGACTATATTGGCAATAACTTGGAAGGGATGTTCCTGATGCCCTGGAATTGGTCGACCTCAGCATATGAGGCTCTGTTGGGAAATGCAGGATTCCTGCTTGCTTTCGGCAATAGTGTAAAGATTTTGATTGGAGGGGTGGCGAGTGCATTGCTGCTTACCATACCCCTTGCATATGTACTGTCCATTCCAACCCTGCCGGGGAGACGCTATCTAAACTTGCTTGTCATAGTCCCTTATGTGTTCAACGTCGGAATGATACCAACCTATCTGTTGGTTACGAATATCGGTTTGATCGACAAGCTTCCAGCAGTCTATATCCCGGTGGCGATCAGCACCTATAACTGTCTGATCATGCGTTCCTTCTTCGAAGGAATTCCCAACGAACTGAAGGAGTCTGCAAGAATTGATGGGGCATCAGAGATTCAAGTTCTCCTGAGAATTATCCTGCCCCTCTCGAAAGCGATCATCATGACCATCGGGTTATTCTACGGGGTATCCTTCTGGAATAATTTCTTCCATGCAATGCTCTACCTCAATAGTAATGCGTTGCAGCCCCTTCCTATCCTGCTCAGAAACATACTGATGGCCAGTGGGATGAATGAATATGTGGAGGTAAATGCCTTCGGGGATGCTCCAATTGCCGCCATCAAGGCCGCATCGGTCTTCATGAGTGCAATACCAATGGTTATTGCCTACCCATTCATCCAGAAGTATTTCACCAAGGGAACATTGCTGGGAAGTGTGAAAGGATAA
- a CDS encoding BMP family ABC transporter substrate-binding protein, whose product MLGSFAFAQGSDEGGAKKSNLRVGMVTDAGTIDDKSFNQGTWEGILKASKDYALDVKYLKPAGTTEADYLKEIGNLVDAGYNFIVCPGFKFETALFEAQDKYPNVKFVILDGEPHSADYSEYRIEPNVVAVYYAEHESGFLAGLAAALQLKEGDFGFVGGMEIPAVQKFNWGFQQGVAFANENYGTKIVMKQENNLYQGTFDNISAGQQIAASMYDRGVDVIFAAAGGVGVGVINEAKNRASSGQNVWVIGVDVDQYPEGVLPSGKSIILTSAMKYLDRASYDMIVAELNGTFPAGEVLTFTAANEGVGIPAENPNLDKAVTDEVSKVSAMMTSGELKVQASGDGLFK is encoded by the coding sequence ATGCTTGGCTCGTTTGCATTCGCTCAAGGTAGCGATGAAGGTGGGGCAAAGAAGAGTAATCTTCGTGTTGGAATGGTCACTGATGCTGGTACGATTGATGATAAATCCTTCAACCAGGGAACTTGGGAAGGTATCTTGAAGGCAAGCAAGGACTACGCGCTTGATGTCAAATATCTTAAACCCGCAGGTACCACTGAGGCTGATTACTTGAAGGAAATCGGAAACTTGGTAGATGCTGGTTATAACTTTATTGTATGCCCAGGATTCAAGTTTGAGACTGCACTGTTTGAGGCTCAGGACAAGTACCCCAATGTGAAGTTCGTTATCCTCGATGGTGAACCCCATAGTGCTGATTACTCAGAGTACCGCATTGAGCCAAATGTAGTTGCAGTTTATTATGCTGAGCACGAATCTGGCTTCCTCGCTGGACTTGCTGCTGCTTTGCAACTTAAGGAAGGCGATTTTGGGTTTGTCGGCGGTATGGAAATTCCAGCTGTACAGAAGTTCAATTGGGGCTTCCAGCAGGGCGTTGCTTTTGCCAATGAAAACTATGGCACCAAGATTGTGATGAAGCAAGAGAATAACCTTTATCAGGGTACTTTTGACAACATCAGCGCTGGACAGCAGATTGCAGCATCCATGTACGACCGTGGTGTAGATGTCATCTTCGCAGCAGCCGGTGGTGTTGGTGTTGGTGTTATCAACGAAGCAAAGAACCGTGCTTCCAGTGGACAGAATGTGTGGGTAATCGGAGTTGACGTAGACCAGTACCCAGAGGGCGTACTTCCTAGCGGCAAGTCCATCATCCTCACCAGTGCCATGAAGTACCTAGACCGTGCTTCCTATGACATGATTGTTGCTGAGCTTAATGGAACCTTCCCCGCTGGTGAGGTGCTGACCTTTACCGCAGCAAATGAGGGAGTAGGTATTCCAGCTGAGAACCCGAATCTCGACAAGGCTGTCACCGATGAGGTTTCCAAGGTCTCTGCAATGATGACCAGTGGTGAGCTGAAGGTGCAGGCTTCTGGCGATGGATTGTTCAAGTAA
- a CDS encoding ABC transporter permease produces MWDTLVSIFPYAIAYTIPMLMTSLGGLYSERSGVTNLGLEGLMLVGYFASAITIKMSEATLGINALPIGLLVGVAAGAIFSLLHAFASINLKADQVISGTAINMLAAALTVYLARTISGSGNVRIMMGIVRENIPFLSKIPIIGPLFFSQSYWTTWVCLIIWGLSWILLYKTSFGLRLRACGEHPSAVASAGINVHKMRYFGVAMSGALAGLGGSVILITYSGEFNGTVAGLGFLSIAALIFGQWKPLGILGATFFFGIATTIANVSQVIPSLQVIPPVFFKIFPYVATLLALVLFSKNSAAPKASGEPF; encoded by the coding sequence ATGTGGGATACCTTGGTAAGTATTTTTCCCTATGCAATCGCCTATACGATTCCCATGTTGATGACCTCCCTTGGGGGTTTGTACAGTGAACGAAGCGGTGTCACCAACCTTGGGCTGGAAGGCTTGATGTTGGTTGGATACTTTGCGAGTGCCATTACGATCAAGATGAGTGAGGCAACCTTGGGTATCAACGCGCTACCCATAGGGCTGCTTGTAGGTGTTGCCGCTGGTGCAATCTTCAGCCTTCTTCACGCGTTTGCCTCGATCAACCTGAAGGCTGACCAGGTAATCAGTGGAACAGCAATCAATATGTTGGCAGCTGCCCTCACGGTATATCTTGCCAGAACCATCAGTGGAAGCGGAAACGTCCGTATTATGATGGGTATCGTTCGTGAGAATATCCCGTTCCTTTCAAAGATACCGATCATCGGACCTCTCTTCTTCAGCCAGTCCTACTGGACTACCTGGGTCTGTCTGATTATTTGGGGTCTCTCATGGATCCTGTTGTACAAGACCAGCTTTGGTCTTCGTCTCCGTGCTTGTGGTGAACACCCCTCTGCAGTTGCCTCAGCTGGAATCAATGTGCATAAGATGCGCTACTTCGGTGTTGCAATGAGTGGTGCTCTTGCAGGTCTTGGTGGATCGGTGATTCTGATTACCTACTCAGGAGAGTTCAATGGTACGGTTGCCGGTCTCGGCTTTCTCTCCATTGCTGCCTTGATCTTTGGACAGTGGAAACCGTTGGGTATTCTTGGTGCAACATTCTTTTTTGGAATTGCAACAACAATTGCCAATGTCAGCCAGGTCATTCCTTCCTTGCAGGTGATTCCTCCTGTCTTCTTCAAGATTTTCCCGTATGTAGCCACCTTGTTGGCTTTGGTGCTATTCTCGAAAAATTCCGCTGCTCCGAAGGCAAGTGGAGAACCGTTCTAA
- a CDS encoding ABC transporter ATP-binding protein: MSHVIEMLNIRKEFPGIVANDDITLQVEQGEIHAILGENGAGKSTLMSILFGLYHADKGKIKVKGKEVRINDPNDANELGIGMVHQHFQLVQNFTVTENIILGKEGGFILDRRTASKKIKALSEKYGLNIDPNMVIEDITVGMQQRVEILKMLYRNAEILIFDEPTAVLTPQEIEDLMEIMRSLVTEGKSVILITHKLNEIKAVADRCTVIRRGKLIGVVNVKETTTAKMASMMVGRPVSFKVDKKPAQVGRVILDIHDLKVMSSKKILGVKDFSLSVKAGEIVGIAGVDGNGQTELIEAITGLRAVESGSIILDGNDITNADIRRRNEIGLGHIPEDRQKRGLVMSSSVFNNVAIKEYYHSPFSKKGILEADYLREYAQKVVGQFDVRSGEGIFSLAGKLSGGNQQKLIVGREVVADPELLIAVQPTRGLDVGAIEYIHSQLVAHRDKGHAVLLVSFELDEIFNLSDRIAVMNSGELIDIVKTSETNEDEVGLMMAGIKRKEGEQ; the protein is encoded by the coding sequence ATGAGCCACGTTATTGAGATGTTGAACATACGCAAGGAGTTTCCAGGAATCGTTGCAAACGATGACATCACCTTGCAAGTGGAACAGGGAGAAATACATGCCATTCTTGGTGAGAATGGAGCAGGTAAGTCTACCCTTATGAGTATCCTTTTCGGTTTATATCATGCCGATAAGGGGAAGATTAAAGTCAAAGGGAAAGAAGTAAGGATCAATGATCCCAACGATGCCAATGAGCTTGGTATCGGAATGGTGCATCAGCACTTCCAACTAGTACAGAATTTCACGGTTACCGAAAATATCATTTTAGGCAAAGAGGGAGGTTTTATCCTTGATCGTAGGACTGCATCCAAGAAGATCAAGGCCCTCTCTGAAAAATATGGATTGAATATTGATCCAAACATGGTTATCGAGGATATTACCGTTGGAATGCAACAACGCGTAGAAATCCTGAAAATGCTCTACAGGAATGCAGAGATACTGATATTTGATGAACCGACGGCAGTACTTACCCCCCAGGAAATAGAAGACCTGATGGAGATCATGCGAAGTCTGGTTACAGAGGGGAAATCAGTTATTCTGATTACCCATAAGCTGAATGAGATCAAGGCCGTTGCCGACCGATGTACAGTTATCCGCCGAGGAAAACTTATCGGGGTGGTGAATGTAAAGGAAACCACAACAGCCAAAATGGCATCAATGATGGTAGGGAGGCCTGTTAGTTTCAAAGTTGATAAGAAACCTGCCCAAGTGGGTCGTGTAATATTGGATATTCATGATTTGAAGGTCATGAGCAGCAAGAAAATACTTGGGGTCAAGGACTTTTCACTTTCAGTAAAAGCTGGTGAGATTGTCGGAATTGCCGGCGTTGACGGCAATGGACAGACCGAGCTTATTGAGGCTATAACCGGATTGAGAGCGGTTGAAAGTGGTTCGATCATCCTTGACGGAAATGACATCACCAATGCTGATATTCGTAGGCGCAATGAGATTGGCCTTGGACATATTCCTGAGGATAGGCAGAAACGAGGGCTGGTGATGAGCTCTTCGGTGTTCAATAATGTTGCCATCAAGGAGTACTACCACAGTCCTTTCAGCAAGAAAGGTATCCTTGAAGCTGACTACTTACGGGAGTATGCCCAAAAAGTGGTTGGGCAGTTTGATGTCCGCAGTGGTGAAGGTATTTTCTCCCTTGCAGGGAAGCTCTCTGGAGGCAATCAGCAGAAATTGATTGTTGGTCGTGAGGTCGTTGCTGATCCTGAGCTACTGATAGCAGTCCAACCAACCAGGGGACTGGATGTAGGGGCAATTGAATATATACACTCCCAACTGGTAGCACACCGAGATAAGGGCCATGCAGTACTGCTGGTTTCCTTTGAGTTGGATGAAATCTTCAACCTCTCCGATAGGATTGCTGTCATGAATAGTGGGGAGTTGATTGATATTGTGAAAACCTCAGAGACAAATGAGGATGAGGTCGGCTTGATGATGGCCGGCATAAAGCGAAAGGAAGGTGAACAATGA
- a CDS encoding ABC transporter permease, with translation MKSLKKRELQSNAFLVAVSAVVLGLIAGAILMASIGSNPFAGFWYLFRGSLMNIERIGNTLATATTLMLVGLSVAFAFRTGLFNIGASGQMLVGGLCATIVAHKVFLPRPLFLAVLIGAALAGGAIWGVIPGFLKAKFNVHEVVATIMMNWIAYWSVYYFVPAYLKGPSLETESASIAVSQSLRTEWLTNLFNGSYMNLGFFIAIISVILIKFILDKTTLGFSLKAVGANRFCAEYAGIKVNRNVVISMMIAGGLAGLAGLSFYTGYSRNMQIGVMPSQGFDGIAVALLGASNPLGVFFSALFFGILQSGKGFMNAMTSVPPEIADTIIAVIIYFTATSVLFKRFWDAVFKRRNNRINSQEESVVTTPEKEDK, from the coding sequence ATGAAATCATTGAAAAAACGAGAACTGCAAAGCAACGCCTTCCTCGTCGCAGTCAGTGCAGTGGTCCTTGGGCTCATTGCCGGTGCCATTCTTATGGCTTCAATCGGTAGTAATCCCTTTGCAGGGTTTTGGTACTTGTTCCGTGGAAGTCTGATGAATATTGAGAGAATTGGAAACACCTTGGCAACAGCAACTACCTTGATGTTGGTAGGCCTTTCTGTTGCTTTTGCTTTCAGGACAGGACTATTCAACATTGGTGCAAGTGGACAGATGTTGGTCGGTGGCCTCTGTGCAACGATTGTTGCCCATAAGGTATTTCTTCCCCGTCCACTCTTCTTGGCTGTCTTGATCGGAGCGGCCTTGGCTGGGGGAGCAATCTGGGGAGTTATTCCTGGATTCCTCAAAGCCAAGTTCAACGTCCATGAAGTTGTTGCAACCATTATGATGAACTGGATTGCCTACTGGTCGGTCTATTACTTTGTTCCTGCCTATCTCAAGGGTCCCTCCCTGGAGACTGAGAGTGCCAGTATTGCAGTTTCCCAATCCCTCAGAACAGAGTGGTTGACCAACCTATTCAACGGATCGTACATGAACCTTGGTTTCTTCATAGCGATTATCTCGGTGATTCTGATCAAGTTCATACTGGACAAGACAACGCTGGGATTCAGTCTCAAAGCGGTTGGTGCCAACCGTTTCTGCGCTGAGTATGCTGGGATCAAGGTGAACCGAAATGTGGTAATCTCCATGATGATCGCAGGTGGACTGGCAGGTCTGGCTGGGCTTTCCTTCTATACAGGGTATTCAAGGAATATGCAGATTGGAGTCATGCCTTCCCAAGGTTTTGATGGGATTGCCGTAGCGCTTTTGGGTGCAAGCAATCCACTGGGAGTATTCTTCAGCGCACTGTTCTTTGGAATCTTGCAATCTGGAAAAGGGTTCATGAATGCCATGACCAGCGTTCCCCCAGAGATCGCCGATACCATCATTGCTGTAATCATCTACTTTACGGCAACCAGTGTCTTGTTCAAGCGTTTCTGGGATGCTGTTTTTAAACGACGAAATAACAGGATCAATTCCCAAGAGGAATCTGTGGTAACGACACCAGAGAAGGAGGACAAGTAA